Within Macellibacteroides fermentans, the genomic segment AATCTGCCAGTGGTCGTTCAGGGATGTCTGTTCCACCCGTGCCGAAACATTTCCTTGCAAGCTGGTCGACAGGTTGAAAGTCGTTTATTAGAAACAGCGAGTTGATGCTATGGCTAATCTCGCCCCCTGTCAGGATTGCCGGAGGATACATGTAAGACAACGAATCTCGCCGAAGCATGCTTTCGGCACCGGCGGTCAGCTTATATAGATTGCTGTAACGTTTTTCTGCTTTATTTTCAGATGAATTTCGCTTTCCGTCTCCTTTAATGCATCGGAGGCAAGCCTGGCTCCATCCATTCGTTTCTTGTTGGACGAAATGGCAACGCCCGAAAAGAATTTGTAACCTTTTCCCAATGTCTTTCTAAAAGTAACTGTTCAGGTACAGATTATCCTCCTCAAAATCCATTCGGCGATTGATCGGATTAAAGGCTTCGCTGGTATGCTGGGCAAACGAGTGCGGTCGTACGCCAGATATGTTTTCCAGATCCCTTTATTTGCCAATGTTTTTTCGGAACTGGCTCTCGCCTGAGATTCGTTGTAGGGGTTGATCCAGTCATAGCTGTCCGGAAACAACTTGTTGTATGGTCCGATGTTCTGGTAATCCGCCGTTGAAGGAAGAGCGAAGAGTTTGCCCATGCTTTGGTGCCCCCTCCACCATACCTACGGATAACAGGCTGACGCGATTTTGGTAACCGGACTTTCGTCTTTGTAGTTATAGAGGGAGTACGCTGGACAAACTTTGGGAATAATCGGAAGAGAAGCCTCCCGACGAGAAGTTAATCCCTTCAAATAAGAATGGAGAGTACCTGCCCGTGCGGCCGAGTTTTCGGGCGTATAGGTGTAGGGCGATAGTACGTGCATCTCGTCAATAAAGGTCTGCGCCTCACGACTGTCGCCGCCACGCACCATCAACTTACCGCTTTCGCCTGGCGGCCTGCACTCCCGGCAATAAGCAATGCCGTTGTAAATATCGCCCACAGCCTCCGGCGGTTGTCGCCCGATGCTTACCGGCGACATCTCTTTCCATTTGGAACTTCCCTGTAACCGATAATTCCCTGCAGTAACAAATACCTCCTGTAATGCAACGTTTTGAGGATGCAACACCAGATGTACCCGGCCCTATCCCGGATGCTTCACCCTTCATATACGCAGGGTGTATCCTAACATCTGGGCGCACAGGGTGATTTCGCCCTTGGCTGTTGGTTTTTGAAATCAAACGAACCGTCCCTCTCTGCTGCTTGTTCCCCTCCAGCGTTTCCCGGATGTAAATATTCACGCTCATCATCGGCGCACCTTTATCGTCTACAACGATTCCGGCAACGGTGTACGTCTGCGCATACGAAATAGCTGTCTGAAGTAAGAAGACAGAAAGAAAAAAGAGCAATCGGCCAATGTGTTTTCATTATCGCAATCCTATTTGATTTGGGAGCAAAGAAAAACTATGTTTGCTTCTAAATCAAATAGTTGGGATAAACAACTAGCTTTTGATCTGTTCGTCTAATTTATAGTACGATTGAACGTTCGACCCATTATTTTTATGCTGAATCAACTCATATCCTTGAATAAAGAGGTAGGATGTTAATGTAAAACTTTGTCTTTGATAAGCTTGTCAAATACGAGTAAAACGCCAGGTAACCTGTGCAGGCTCTGATTGATACATCTTGATAATCGAAAAATCTGACTTCGCCTATTTCATTCTTAGGTTCAATTTTTTCGTTCAATTGATAAATAAAGCAATCCTGCTCCATTATAATAGGGGTTTCTTCTCCATAAGCCGGAGCGGGTAATATGACAATAATATTTCAATCGCTCAGCATTCAGCACAATATTCAGTTCTTCAAAGATTTCTCTTTGTAGAGTTTCTAAAGAGCTTTCTCCATCGTCAATTTTCCCACCAGGCAGATACCAGGCTTTTTTGTTTTTACCTATAGGCTAAAAGGAGTTTGTCTCCTTTCACAACCACCAGTCCTGCTGTCGGCAATGCTTTATTTCCCATTAAAGTTAGATTTCGCTTTTATTAATCCACTTCCCAAAAGCAGGAGCTTTGTAGTTTTCATTTTTATCGATTAAATCATCAATGTCGTCACTTAAGATTAGCATTTCCTGATTAGCTTGTTTTTAAAAAACCATTGTCTACCATTTTCTGTATAAGCGATACAGTTCGTCGTAAAATTCCATTGGTGTTAAGAATTGCAACCGGTTTTTTATGCAATCCGAGCTGAGCCCATGTAAGCATTTCAAAAAAATTCTTCGAGTGTTCCAAAACCTCCCGGAAGGTGTAATGATTCCGTCCGAAAGCTCATCCATTTTTGTTTTCCGTTGATGCATTGTTTCAACTAAAATCAGTTCGGTTAAATTGTCGTGACCAATTTCAACT encodes:
- a CDS encoding NUDIX domain-containing protein; protein product: MGKNKKAWYLPGGKIDDGESSLETLQREIFEELNIVLNAERLKYYCHITRSGLWRRNPYYNGAGLLYLSIERKN
- a CDS encoding LOG family protein is translated as MLTWAQLGLHKKPVAILNTNGILRRTVSLIQKMVDNGFLKTS